Part of the Arsenicicoccus sp. oral taxon 190 genome, GCAGGGCATGCCCAACACCGTGCTCACCCCCCACATCGGCGGGTCCACCGAGGAGGCCCAGGAGGACATCGGCCGGTTCGTGGCGGGCAAGCTGCGGGACTACGTGTCCTACGGCACCACGACGCTGTCGGTCAACCTGCCGCAGCTGACCCTGCAGCACATCCCCGGCGACCACCGGGTCACGCACTTCCACCGCAACACCCCGGGCGTGCTGGCCAAGGTCAACCAGATCCTCGCCTCCCACGGCGTCAACATCGGCGGCCAGCTGCTCGGCACCCAGGGCGACCTCGGCTACGTCGTGACCGACGTGGACTCCTCGGTCAACGAGCAGGCGCTGCGCGAGCTGGAGGCGCTCCCGGAGACGATCCGGCTGCGCATCGTCGACTGAACGCCCCGGCCGGCTGGTGCTCCGCGTGAGGAAAACCACGCCGACGCGGCCCGGCCGGACGCCCAGGACGGTCGGGTGCAGCGGCGGGGCCGTGCCACACTGAGCCCACCCGGGGCACGGACGCCACCGGGCGACCGACGAAGACACTCGGGAGCAGCCATGCCCACCGCCATCCGCCGCGCCGCCGTCGCCCTCGCGACCGCCGCCCTGCTCGCCTCGAGCGCATGCTCCGCCGGGTCCAGCACCCAGGGGTCCGGCAGCGGCCAGAGCGGATCGGACGGGGGTCAGGGCCAGGGCAAGGACACCGCCGCCATCGGGCTGGTGCTCGAGCCGACGAGCCTGGACTTCACCAAGGCCGACGGCGCCGCCATCCCGCAGGCGCTCCTCGGCAACGTCTACGAGGGCCTGGTGCGCGTCGACGACGCCGGCAAGATCCAGCCCGCCCTGGCCACCGCGTGGCAGGTCAGCCCCGACCGCAAGACCTACACCTTCGACCTGGTCGAGGGTGCGAAGTTCAGCAACGGCGCGCCCTTCACCGCCGACGACGCCGTTTTCAGCATCGAGCGCGTCACGAAGGACTGGGCAGTCTCGGTCAAGAAGTCCATGGACGTCGTCGCGAAGGCCACGGCGCTGTCGCCGACCCGGCTGCAGGTGACCCTGTCCCGGCCCAGCAACTCCTGGCTCTACGCCATGACCACGCGGGTGGGCGCGATGTTCTCCCGCACCGGGGTGGCCGACCTCGCCACCACGCCCGTCGGCACCGGCCCCTACACCCTCGGGGAGTGGAAGCGCGGCGACTCGATCACGTTGCGCCGCAACGACTCCTACCACGGCACCAAGCCCTTCTTCCGGCAGGTGACGCTGCGCTACATCAAGGACCCCGCGGCGCTCAACAACGCGCTGCTGTCCGGCACCATCGACGTGATCGGGACCGTTCAGTCCCCGGAGTCGCTGCAGCAGTTCACCTCCAACCCGAAGTACCACGTCATCGAGGGCACGACCAACGGCGAGGTCATGCTCACCATGAACAACGCCACGCCGCTGCTCAAGGACAAGGCGGTGCGCCAGGCGATCCGCCAGGCCATCGACCACAAGGCGCTGCTGCAGACCTGCTGGGCCGGTCACGGCACCCTGCTCGGCACGATGGTCCCGCCCACCGACCCGTGGTACGAGGACCTCACCGGGCTGCTGCCCTTCAACCGGGCCAAGGCCACCCAGGCGCTCAAGGACGCGGGGGCGGCCGGCAAGGAGATCCGGCTGCGGCTGCCGTCGGCGCCCTACGCCACCACCTGCGGGCAGGTCGTCAAGTCCGACCTGGAGCAGGCTGGCCTCAAGGTCAAGGTCGACCAGATCGACTTCCCGACGTGGCTCACCGACGTCTTCAAGGGCGGCAGCTACGACCTGACCATCGTCGCCCACGTCGAGCCGCGCGACATCGGCCGGATGTTCGGCAACCCCGCCTACTACCCGCACTACGACAACAAGGCCGTGCAGGCCGAGCTGGCCGCGGCGGACGCCGGCACCGAGCAGGAGCAGGTCGAGCACATGAAGAAGGCGGCCCGGCTCGTCGCCGAGGACTCCGCCTCCGACGTGCTCTTCCTCATGCCCAACCTCGTGGTCGCCGACAAGGGCATCCAGGGCCTGCCGACCAACGCGGTGGGCGAGACGCTGGACCTGGCCCGCCTCTCGCGGTCCTAGCCTGGACCCCATGCTGCTCGGCCTGCTGCGACGCGTCGGGGTCTTCGTGACCTCGCTGCTGGTGAGCAGCGTCCTGGTCTTCGGCCTGATGGTGCTGCTGCCCGGCGACCCCGCCCGGGTCGCCCTCGGCACCGGCGCCACCGACGAGGCCGTCGCCGCGCTGCGGCACGACTTCGGGCTGGACCGGGCCCTGCCGGTGCAGTACCTCGACTGGCTGCGGGGCCTGGTCACCGGCGACCTCGGGGCGTCATACGTCTCCCGCGCGCCGATCGCTCCGCAGGTCGCCGACCGGTTGCAGGTGTCGCTGCTGCTGGTGCTGGCGGCGCTGCTGGTCGCGGTGGTCGTCGCGCTGCCGCTCGGGACGCTCGCCGCGCTCCACCACCGCCGCCCGCTCGGGGTGGTGCTCGCCGCGGTCTCCCAGCTCGGGGTGGCGGTGCCGGCCTTCCTCGTCGGGGTGCTGCTCATCAGCTACTTCGCGGTGCGGCTCGGGTGGTTCCCGGCCAACGGGTGGACCCCACCGGCGGAGGACCCCGTGATGTTCCTGCGCCAGCTGACCCTGCCGGCGCTGTCGCTCGGCCTGGTCCAGGCGGCGGTGCTGTCGCGCTACGTGCGCTCGGCCGTCCTGGACGTGCTGCACGAGGACTACCTGCGCACGGCCCGGGCCAAGGGGCTGCGTCCGGGCCCCGCGCTGGTCCGGCACGGCCTGCGCAACGCGTCGGTCCCGGTGATGACGGTGCTCGGGCTGCAGCTCGCCACGACCCTCATCGGTGCGGTCGTCGTCGAGCGCGTCTTCGTCGTCCCCGGCCTCGGCTCCCTGCTCCTGGACAGCGTCGGCAACCGCGACCTGCTCGTCGTGCAGGACGTCGTGATGGTCCTGGTCGTCGCGGTGCTCGTCGTCAACCTGCTCGTCGACCTGCTCTACGTCGTGCTCGACCCCCGGCTGCGGACGGGCACGCGATGACCCTCGACCCACGGGTCTCGTTGCCCGGCACCCCTCCTGCTGCCCGCGGCCGTATGCCGGGCGCTGCGCGCCGCGCCCGCCGCGTCGACGCGTCGCTGCTCGTGGGCGCCGCCCTGGTCGGCCTCGTCGTCGTCACGGCGCTGGTCAGCTTCGTGTGGACCCCGCACCCGCCGGACCTGACCGACGGCTCCGTCGCGCTGCGGGGGCCGATGCCCGGGTACCCGCTCGGCACCGACCGGCTCGGGCAGGACGAGCTGTCCCGCCTCATGGTGGGGGCGCGCACCACGCTGCTCGTCGGCATCGTCTCGGTCGGGGTGGCCGCGCTCGTCGGGGTGCCGCTCGGGATCGTCGCGGGGATGCGTGGCGGCCTGCTCGGGCGGCTGCTGATGCGGGCCAACGACGTGCTGCTGGCCTTCCCGGCGCTGCTGCTCGCGATCATGCTGGCCGCCGTCCGGGGCGGCTCGACCACGGTGGCGATGGTCGCGATCGGCATCGCCTCGATCCCGAGCTTCGCGCGGGTGACGCGCGCGGGGGTGCTGTCGATCATGCACCGGGAGTACATCCTGGCCGCCCGTGCCGCCGGTCGCTCCTCCCTCGGCATCGCCGTGCACCACGTGCTGCCCGGCGTCGCCAACCTGGTCATCGTGCAGGCCTCGGTGGCGTTCGGCATGGCGATCCTCGCCGAGGCGGGGCTGAGCTATCTCGGGGTGGGGACTCCGCCGGACGTGCCCTCCTGGGGCCGGATGCTCTACGACTCGCAGGCCACGCTGTGGCAGACCCCGCGGCTGGCGTGGGTGCCCGGGCTCGCGATCGCGGTGGCGGTGCTCGGCTTCAACCTGCTCGGCGACGGGCTGCGCGACCTGCTGGACCCCACCCTGGAGGACCGGGGATGACCGAGCCCGTCCTGCAGGTCCGCGACCTCTCCATCACCGCCGGGCCCACCCGGCTGCTCGACGGGGTGTCCCTGACCATCGGCCCCGGCGAGCGGGTGGGGCTGATCGGGGAGTCCGGCTCCGGCAAGTCCATCACCAGCCTCGCGGTGATGGGGCTGCTGCCGCGCTCGCTGCAGGCCACGGG contains:
- a CDS encoding ABC transporter substrate-binding protein translates to MPTAIRRAAVALATAALLASSACSAGSSTQGSGSGQSGSDGGQGQGKDTAAIGLVLEPTSLDFTKADGAAIPQALLGNVYEGLVRVDDAGKIQPALATAWQVSPDRKTYTFDLVEGAKFSNGAPFTADDAVFSIERVTKDWAVSVKKSMDVVAKATALSPTRLQVTLSRPSNSWLYAMTTRVGAMFSRTGVADLATTPVGTGPYTLGEWKRGDSITLRRNDSYHGTKPFFRQVTLRYIKDPAALNNALLSGTIDVIGTVQSPESLQQFTSNPKYHVIEGTTNGEVMLTMNNATPLLKDKAVRQAIRQAIDHKALLQTCWAGHGTLLGTMVPPTDPWYEDLTGLLPFNRAKATQALKDAGAAGKEIRLRLPSAPYATTCGQVVKSDLEQAGLKVKVDQIDFPTWLTDVFKGGSYDLTIVAHVEPRDIGRMFGNPAYYPHYDNKAVQAELAAADAGTEQEQVEHMKKAARLVAEDSASDVLFLMPNLVVADKGIQGLPTNAVGETLDLARLSRS
- a CDS encoding ABC transporter permease, which encodes MLLGLLRRVGVFVTSLLVSSVLVFGLMVLLPGDPARVALGTGATDEAVAALRHDFGLDRALPVQYLDWLRGLVTGDLGASYVSRAPIAPQVADRLQVSLLLVLAALLVAVVVALPLGTLAALHHRRPLGVVLAAVSQLGVAVPAFLVGVLLISYFAVRLGWFPANGWTPPAEDPVMFLRQLTLPALSLGLVQAAVLSRYVRSAVLDVLHEDYLRTARAKGLRPGPALVRHGLRNASVPVMTVLGLQLATTLIGAVVVERVFVVPGLGSLLLDSVGNRDLLVVQDVVMVLVVAVLVVNLLVDLLYVVLDPRLRTGTR
- a CDS encoding ABC transporter permease, translating into MTLDPRVSLPGTPPAARGRMPGAARRARRVDASLLVGAALVGLVVVTALVSFVWTPHPPDLTDGSVALRGPMPGYPLGTDRLGQDELSRLMVGARTTLLVGIVSVGVAALVGVPLGIVAGMRGGLLGRLLMRANDVLLAFPALLLAIMLAAVRGGSTTVAMVAIGIASIPSFARVTRAGVLSIMHREYILAARAAGRSSLGIAVHHVLPGVANLVIVQASVAFGMAILAEAGLSYLGVGTPPDVPSWGRMLYDSQATLWQTPRLAWVPGLAIAVAVLGFNLLGDGLRDLLDPTLEDRG